The nucleotide window TAGACTATCTCTTTCAGTAGTACAATACGAATTGTGTGACGAGAAAGTATTTGTCAGAGTGTCGTATATGGCGGTTAAACGTGCGTGAGATATATCTACACAAACATCGCGATTCAATCAGACGGAAGCGCCATCGGGGAATAGTTTGTTCACCCTTGAGCGCGAACGCAAGGTATGAGCAGACGAGTTGGTCGCCGTCAGTTCCTCGCAGGCGTCGGTGCGAGTGCTGGTGGACTCCCCGCAGTCGCGGGCAGTACGCTATTCGGAACCTCCACCTCGAATCGAACCCGAAACCCGAAAAATCGTCAAAGGCAAGTCAATCTCCCGCCGGAAACCGACGCACCCGTAAACGTTCGCGGCGCGATTTACATCCCCGCGAGGGCGTTCAACCGCTATCAGATGTGGCGAGATTACGACCCCGAAATCATCGAACGGGATTTGGGCTACGCCGACAGCGTCAACTTAAACGCCATTCGGACGTGGATGAGCTACGAATACTGGCTCGAACATCCCGACGAACACTGGGAGGCGCTCGAACATTTCTTGGACACGGCCGACAGCTACGGCATGCGCGTCCTGCTCGGCCTGTTCGACAGCGTCGGGCGCGAACCGACCTACGAAAATCTCATCAACGACGACCCACTGACCGCGGTGCAGGCGTTTTCACCCTCCACGAGAACGATGGCGAGTCGGGCACTGTGGGACGACCCGCGCGATTTCATCGTCGAATTTATGGAGCGATACCGCAACGACGAGCGCCTGTTGGCCATCGAGGTGACCAATGAACCCGGCTGGAATCAAAAAGACATCCGGTTTTTCCGCCAGATGTCGAAAACGTTCACGCTGTATCAGGGCGAACTGCCGCTGTCGATGGGTTCGACCAGTTTGGCGAACAACGCCGACTATCTCGACTGGGGGATGGACATCCTCCAGTTCCACTACAACTTCGCCCGGACGACTGACCGCTACGAGCGCGTACTTCGACAGGCAAAGCACATTCAGGACAAAATCGGTGCCCCGGTGTGGCTTTCCGAATGGCAGCGAATCCGCCCCGGAGATACGTTCTTCGCGGAAGTGTCCGGCGAGGCCGCAGTTCCGGATTACGCCTCCCTCGCACCGACGATTCAAAAATTCGGTACGGGGAACTTCTTCTGGTCACTGATGATAAAACCGGCATTCTCGCTCTACCTCCGCGAGCACGGCGTCCTCAATGGCCTGTTCCACGAGGATGGCGCAGTGTGGGACGTAGACGACGCACGCAGTATCAAAGCCATGTCCGGCGAACCAGAGTACGAAGGCGAAGAGCGAACGGAGTACCCGGACTGGGCGGGCGAGATTAAACAGAAAGCGGAGCAGGCACCCGGAGAGGAACAACCCGAGTGAGGCACCGCCGACGAACGTGCCGACTACCGACTGCCAGTAACTACACTTCGCCCGTCCCGCGCGTGCTGTTCGCCGCGGAGTTGTCGCCGTATCGAGCGGCCGTGAGGTTCACCCGCTCACTTCGGTTGTCGGCGACGACACCGAACAGATTGCGGGAAATCCACGTGTTTTTGACCGTGACGTCAGTGCCGTTCCACACCGTGATTCCGGTGGCACTCCGAACCGTACTCGCATTTCGAATCGTCACGTCGGAGGCGTTTCTGAGGTGAATCGCGCGATTCCAGCGTTCGACTCGAACCGAGTGAATCGTTACGTTCGAGACGCCGGATTCGTTATCGACCACGATTCCCGTGGAGTCGGTGACGCCTCTCCCCAACAGCGTGTGTCCGGAACCGTTTATCCGAACGTCGCTGGAGTTGATGACGAGGCAACTGCTCGCCAATCCGGTCGCGCCGCCGAAATCGTCGGTGAGAACGTACTCACCGGGACTCGAAATCGTTCGGCAGTGGTCGAGGGCGGTCGGGTCGGGGGCCTTCGGTTCGGGCTGGTCGTCACCCGGCGACAGTTCGACGAAATCGACCGCGACGGTCAGTGCAACGAGGAGAATCAATGGGGCGATGATGAGGAGGTACTTTCGCCCGGAAGACGACACATCGATGGAGACCATTCCTACCGGTAGTATTCTTCGCTCTACGTATTAAATATCGTTGGCCACGACCGGCACTGAAAGCCGTCGCGTCTCTCGAAAACCGAAAAGAAAATGTGGCGGGGTCGAGCGTGCGCGCACGCCCGACCCAAATAGCTACGCCGTTCAACCCGGTTTCGCCGAATTAATTAAAATGATTCTGAAAGGAAATCGGCCATTTCCGAAACACGAATGACTGCAAGGAGAGCAACGACGTAACCAAAGCAACAGCGTGGCCAGTGACACACCAATCAGTAGCAGTAACAGAGCATTGCCGACAGTAACGCGTCGATAACCGGTCGTTTATTCCTCACTAATCGACCTGAGTTGCCCATCTGACGCACCGATGAAGACGCGACCAGCGGCAACTGCCGGAGAAGATTCCACGTATGGGGAGTCCTCGCGTTCGCCCTCGAAATCGAGTCGCCACGCGTTTTCACCATCGACCGTCACCGCCGACACGCCGTTTCGGCATCCGACGTAGACGACGCCGTCCGCAACTGCGGGCGACGAGCGCGTGTCCGTCTTTATTTCCGCCTTCCACCGTTCCGTTCCAGCTTTCGCATCCACCGCGTACAGTCGCCCGCGCGTCACGCCGGAGCAGTTGTCGTCGTCCGAACCGCCCGACAGTAAGCAGACGCGGGACGACGAGGCAGGGACGTAGACGGTTCCGTCCGCCACTGCCGGGGAAATCTTCTGACTCGTATTGCCCAGTCCGTACGTCCACCTCGTTTCGCCGGTTTCGGCATTGAGCGCCCACAACCGACTCGGAGAGTCGCCGCGGTACGGAGCCGCGTAGTACACCAGTTCATCCCCAACTGCCGGAGAAGCGTACGAGCTTCCGACGATGTTCCGCGACCACACGACTTCGCCCGTTTCGACGTCAAGGGCGTACACCGCATTTTCGCCGGTAAAGTGAACCCGGCCGTCTGCAACGGCGGGCGACGACTCGATGTGGTCGCGCTCGCCGAAATCGTCGTAGCGCCACAGTTCGTTCCCGGTTTCCGCA belongs to Haladaptatus cibarius D43 and includes:
- a CDS encoding glycoside hydrolase 5 family protein codes for the protein MSRRVGRRQFLAGVGASAGGLPAVAGSTLFGTSTSNRTRNPKNRQRQVNLPPETDAPVNVRGAIYIPARAFNRYQMWRDYDPEIIERDLGYADSVNLNAIRTWMSYEYWLEHPDEHWEALEHFLDTADSYGMRVLLGLFDSVGREPTYENLINDDPLTAVQAFSPSTRTMASRALWDDPRDFIVEFMERYRNDERLLAIEVTNEPGWNQKDIRFFRQMSKTFTLYQGELPLSMGSTSLANNADYLDWGMDILQFHYNFARTTDRYERVLRQAKHIQDKIGAPVWLSEWQRIRPGDTFFAEVSGEAAVPDYASLAPTIQKFGTGNFFWSLMIKPAFSLYLREHGVLNGLFHEDGAVWDVDDARSIKAMSGEPEYEGEERTEYPDWAGEIKQKAEQAPGEEQPE
- a CDS encoding right-handed parallel beta-helix repeat-containing protein, which translates into the protein MVSIDVSSSGRKYLLIIAPLILLVALTVAVDFVELSPGDDQPEPKAPDPTALDHCRTISSPGEYVLTDDFGGATGLASSCLVINSSDVRINGSGHTLLGRGVTDSTGIVVDNESGVSNVTIHSVRVERWNRAIHLRNASDVTIRNASTVRSATGITVWNGTDVTVKNTWISRNLFGVVADNRSERVNLTAARYGDNSAANSTRGTGEV
- a CDS encoding outer membrane protein assembly factor BamB family protein; the protein is MIDDEVSNGGWSRRRAIAAVGGMVAVGGCLTESKPGQSPPAQDTTPESEDEEDSSASDSWPCFGYDAGNRGSAPAASGPTQNPQVEWTFDAGTPTMNSSPVVLEDVVYTTGTGDPGGIRAVETSSGKQVWKFDTDGYVSSAPAVVDGVLYAGTWGKQFYAVDIESGNQRWTVDVGHRFSSSSPVVADGRIFVGTIGDGPLVVSGPEDEEKFEACALFAFDAETGNELWRYDDFGERDHIESSPAVADGRVHFTGENAVYALDVETGEVVWSRNIVGSSYASPAVGDELVYYAAPYRGDSPSRLWALNAETGETRWTYGLGNTSQKISPAVADGTVYVPASSSRVCLLSGGSDDDNCSGVTRGRLYAVDAKAGTERWKAEIKTDTRSSPAVADGVVYVGCRNGVSAVTVDGENAWRLDFEGEREDSPYVESSPAVAAGRVFIGASDGQLRSISEE